Proteins found in one Micropterus dolomieu isolate WLL.071019.BEF.003 ecotype Adirondacks linkage group LG10, ASM2129224v1, whole genome shotgun sequence genomic segment:
- the LOC123978336 gene encoding chimeric ERCC6-PGBD3 protein-like isoform X1 translates to MVKCVVSGCPNRVVNVNFNRGVLNRPPKRFFSFPKDPAQVKVWLAALRETDKQDLTEQRLICEDHFLPEDISTDGVKSGAIPIMPPCLEGSLGMINPWGAESSEEEDKGGTGGDDDDNGEADDGDDDDDDALEGGDPVNVEADDPPQQDSGAKKTSGAKKTGVSLQREMIQTKGVHRQGASLGVLTLSFLGLMQAAPGCLLDLNHVTTSLKTRRRRVYDITNILEGMLLIKKKSANMYKWTGKAPISSFLQTNKQKLETELENLKLGEDMLDDLIKSCTQQLFEMTDDKENAALAYLTYEDVSRFSAFQEQTVIVVKAPADTTLEVPAPKEDSIQIHIKGGLGPIKVLACDIGTGDVTGENSGCFLTLEKSRIKTRSLYEDSESDNEDLIQPECDVEDNRVDYLVLDQTMEDEDEEEEDGEDDYRPRPSTSIASPTFQPQSPLPVTDSIPPQPDEDMDGDEGYRTGPSTSITSPTSQSQQGCSTQQMSAPVSQPQSPFPVSDSIPPQPDEEEEEEEEEEEEEEEEEEEEEEEEEEYMDMDDDEEEEDEEDMDDDVEDEEYTPGPSARSPSPKKRRLSESATSRVREEEDWDEDRWHNGEETDKQPDPLRFTPTRKPGPTFDTTNSWSPLSLFQLFFSTSVVRTIITNTNINAAKRKLAGFKFLWKPLTVKDFYIFLSIIIYSGLVKVHTRSDFWRKEWPYNFRFPGDTMSRDRFESILWSLHLSDPAEDEENDRKKNTAEYDRLFKIKPLYTEIVNACKVHFQPYRNISIDERMVATRSRISRKQYMEAKPRKWRYKLFVLADSLTSYTWNFLIYDGKSRNNSGKGLSYTSVMDLLQFPVLGRGYTLFVNNFYSSVDVFEELSRQNIGVCGTIRKNQVGFPKTTKNDLPKKAERGDMRWIRQNKLLFVKWMDAREVTMCSTVHEAFSGQTVKRRVRKAGVWQTKDVPVPDAVLKYNQCMGGVDLSDALTGYYTVHHKTMKWYKTFFYYFMDIAVVNSFLLHKELYKRKNHPNMKRLLNQKLFRETLASEMLKFAKASEPPPTPPATSCMPAYHGDDGTQARRYCKRCHEAGIKKMKTPVYCTACRVSLCFTSKRNCFMEWHKKSD, encoded by the exons ATGGTGAAGTGTGTTGTCTCCGGGTGTCCGAACCGCGTGGTGAACGTTAACTTTAACCGGGGGGTCCTCAACCGACCACCGAAGAGGTTCTTCAGCTTCCCGAAAGACCCAGCGCAGGTCAAG GTATGGCTGGCAGCGCTGAGAGAGACGGATAAGCAGGACTTGACTGAGCAGCGTTTAATCTGCGAAGACCACTTCCTGCCGGAGGACATTTCCACCGATGGGGTCAAAAGTGGCGCCATTCCCATCATGCCCCCCTGCCTGGAGGGTTCTCTGGGTATGATTAACCCCTGGGGAGCTGAATCGTCTGAGGAAGAGGATAAGGGGGGCACAGGCGGTGATGATGACGACAACGGTGAGGCTGATGATGGcgacgatgatgatgacgatgcgTTGGAAGGTGGTGATCCTGTTAATGTGGAAGCAGATGATCCACCACAGCAG GATTCAGGAGCCAAGAAGACTTCAGGGGCCAAGAAGACTGG CGTCAGCCTGCAGAGAGAGATGATCCAAACCAAGGGAGTCCACAGACAGG GTGCGTCCCTGGGGGTGCTGACGCTGAGTTTCCTGGGGTTGATGCAAGCGGCTCCAGGCTGCTTGCTGGACCTCAATCATGTGACCACGAGCCTGAAGACCCGCAGGCGACGAGTCTATGACATCACCAACATCCTGGAAGGCATGCTCCTCATCAAGAAGAAGTCGGCCAACATGTACAAATGGAC GGGAAAGGCTCCGATCTCCAGCTTTctgcagacaaacaaacagaagttGGAGACAGAGTTGGAGAACCTGAAGCTTGGGGAGGACATGCTGGACGACCTCATCAAAAGCTGTACGCAGCAGCTCTTCGAGATGACTGACGACAAAGAAAACGCTGC GCTTGCCTACTTGACCTACGAGGACGTCAGCCGGTTCAGCGCCTTCCAGGAGCAGACGGTGATCGTTGTCAAAGCTCCGGCAGATACCACATTGGAGGTTCCTGCACCAAAAGAG GACAGCATCCAGATCCATATAAAGGGGGGGTTGGGTCCCATCAAGGTGCTGGCGTGTGATATAGGGACAGGAGACGTAACGGGAGAGAACAGCGGCTGCTTCTTAACGCTGGAGAAAAGCCGGATAAAGACGCGTTCGCTCTATGAAG ATTCAGAGTCGGACAATGAGGACCTGATTCAACCGGAGTGTGACGTGGAGGACAACAGAGTGGATTACCTCGTCCTAGATCAAACAATGGAAGA tgaagatgaggaggaggaggatggtgaAGATGATTACAGACCACGTCCATCAACATCCATTGCTTCTCCCACCTTTCAGCCACAGTCTCCCCTTCCTGTGACAGACTCCATCCCCCCTCAGCCAGA TGAAGACATGGATGGTGACGAAGGTTACAGGACAGGGCCATCAACATCCATCACCTCTCCCACCTCTCAGTCACAGCAAGGCTGCTCTACTCAACAGATGTCTGCACCTGTTTCTCAGCCACAGTCTCCATTTCCTGTGTCGGACTCCATCCCCCCTCAGCCAGA tgaagaagaggaggaagaagaagaggaggaggaggaggaggaggaggaggaggaggaggaagaggaagaagaggaggagtacATGGATatggatgatgatgaggaggaggaagatgaggaggataTGGATGATGATGTTGAGGATGAAGAATACACACCGGGGCCATCAGCAAGGTCACCATCCCCAAAGAAACGCCGTCTCAGTGAGTCTGCCACTtcgagagtgagagaggaggaagactgGGACGAAGATCGGTGGCATAACGGAGAAGAGACAGATAAACAACCGGATCCACTCAGGTTCACGCCCACCAGGAAGCCTGGCCCCACCTTTGATACCACCAACTCGTGGTCTCCTCTTTCACTTTTCCAGCTGTTTTTTAGCACCTCTGTTGTCCGCACCatcatcacaaacacaaacattaatgcTGCCAAGAGAAAGCTGGCTGGATTCAAGTTTCTTTGGAAACCTCTGACAGTGAAAGATTTCTATATTTTCCTGTCCATTATCATCTACTCTGGGCTTGTAAAAGTGCATACCAGATCTGACTTTTGGAGAAAGGAATGGCCATACAACTTCCGATTCCCTGGAGATACAATGTCACGGGATCGCTTTGAAAGCATCCTATGGTCCCTGCACCTGAGCGACCCGGCAGAAGACGAAGAGAACGACCGCAAGAAGAACACTGCAGAGTACGACCGACTCTTCAAGATCAAACCCTTGTACACTGAGATAGTGAATGCCTGCAAAGTACACTTCCAGCCTTATCGGAACATTTCCATAGATGAAAGGATGGTGGCTACTAGGTCTCGCATAAGTAGGAAGCAGTACATGGAGGCAAAGCCCAGAAAGTGGAGGTACAAATTATTTGTCCTTGCGGACTCCTTAACGTCCTACACGTGGAATTTTTTAATCTATGATGGGAAGAGTAGGAACAATTCAGGCAAGGGTTTGAGCTACACTTCAGTAATGGACCTTTTGCAATTCCCAGTCCTCGGTCGCGGCTACACACTGTTTGTCAACAATTTCTATTCCAGTGTTGACGTCTTTGAGGAATTGTCCAGACAAAACATTGGTGTATGTGGGACAATCAGAAAAAATCAGGTTGGCTTTCCGAAGACCACAAAGAATGACCTACCAAAGAAAGCTGAAAGGGGAGATATGCGGTGGATACGTCAAAACAAACTTCTGTTTGTAAAATGGATGGACGCGCGTGAAGTGACGATGTGCTCCACTGTGCATGAAGCATTTAGCGGACAGACTGTGAAGAGGAGAGTGAGAAAGGCTGGCGTGTGGCAGACCAAAGATGTGCCCGTTCCCGATGCTGTTTTAAAGTACAATCAGTGCATGGGTGGCGTGGATTTGTCCGACGCTTTGACTGGCTACTACACTGTGCACCATAAAACTATGAAATGGTATAAGACCTTCTTTTACTATTTTATGGACATCGCTGTGGTCAACAGCTTCCTTCTTCATAAGGAACTATACAAAAGGAAGAACCATCCCAACATGAAAAGGCTTTTAAACCAGAAGCTCTTCAGGGAGACACTCGCTTCAGAAATGCTGAAGTTTGCCAAAGCCTCAGAACCACCTCCAACACCACCAGCAACCTCCTGCATGCCTGCATATCATGGAGACGATGGTACCCAAGCCAGGAGGTACTGCAAGCGATGTCACGAGGCTGGCATCAAAAAGATGAAGACACCTGTGTACTGCACAGCGTGCCGGGTCTCTCTGTGCTTCACTTCTAAAAGGAACTGCTTCATGGAGTGGCACAAGAAATCAGATTAA
- the LOC123978336 gene encoding piggyBac transposable element-derived protein 4-like isoform X3, whose amino-acid sequence MMTTTDSGAKKTSGAKKTGVSLQREMIQTKGVHRQGASLGVLTLSFLGLMQAAPGCLLDLNHVTTSLKTRRRRVYDITNILEGMLLIKKKSANMYKWTGKAPISSFLQTNKQKLETELENLKLGEDMLDDLIKSCTQQLFEMTDDKENAALAYLTYEDVSRFSAFQEQTVIVVKAPADTTLEVPAPKEDSIQIHIKGGLGPIKVLACDIGTGDVTGENSGCFLTLEKSRIKTRSLYEDSESDNEDLIQPECDVEDNRVDYLVLDQTMEDEDEEEEDGEDDYRPRPSTSIASPTFQPQSPLPVTDSIPPQPDEDMDGDEGYRTGPSTSITSPTSQSQQGCSTQQMSAPVSQPQSPFPVSDSIPPQPDEEEEEEEEEEEEEEEEEEEEEEEEEEYMDMDDDEEEEDEEDMDDDVEDEEYTPGPSARSPSPKKRRLSESATSRVREEEDWDEDRWHNGEETDKQPDPLRFTPTRKPGPTFDTTNSWSPLSLFQLFFSTSVVRTIITNTNINAAKRKLAGFKFLWKPLTVKDFYIFLSIIIYSGLVKVHTRSDFWRKEWPYNFRFPGDTMSRDRFESILWSLHLSDPAEDEENDRKKNTAEYDRLFKIKPLYTEIVNACKVHFQPYRNISIDERMVATRSRISRKQYMEAKPRKWRYKLFVLADSLTSYTWNFLIYDGKSRNNSGKGLSYTSVMDLLQFPVLGRGYTLFVNNFYSSVDVFEELSRQNIGVCGTIRKNQVGFPKTTKNDLPKKAERGDMRWIRQNKLLFVKWMDAREVTMCSTVHEAFSGQTVKRRVRKAGVWQTKDVPVPDAVLKYNQCMGGVDLSDALTGYYTVHHKTMKWYKTFFYYFMDIAVVNSFLLHKELYKRKNHPNMKRLLNQKLFRETLASEMLKFAKASEPPPTPPATSCMPAYHGDDGTQARRYCKRCHEAGIKKMKTPVYCTACRVSLCFTSKRNCFMEWHKKSD is encoded by the exons ATGATGACGACAACG GATTCAGGAGCCAAGAAGACTTCAGGGGCCAAGAAGACTGG CGTCAGCCTGCAGAGAGAGATGATCCAAACCAAGGGAGTCCACAGACAGG GTGCGTCCCTGGGGGTGCTGACGCTGAGTTTCCTGGGGTTGATGCAAGCGGCTCCAGGCTGCTTGCTGGACCTCAATCATGTGACCACGAGCCTGAAGACCCGCAGGCGACGAGTCTATGACATCACCAACATCCTGGAAGGCATGCTCCTCATCAAGAAGAAGTCGGCCAACATGTACAAATGGAC GGGAAAGGCTCCGATCTCCAGCTTTctgcagacaaacaaacagaagttGGAGACAGAGTTGGAGAACCTGAAGCTTGGGGAGGACATGCTGGACGACCTCATCAAAAGCTGTACGCAGCAGCTCTTCGAGATGACTGACGACAAAGAAAACGCTGC GCTTGCCTACTTGACCTACGAGGACGTCAGCCGGTTCAGCGCCTTCCAGGAGCAGACGGTGATCGTTGTCAAAGCTCCGGCAGATACCACATTGGAGGTTCCTGCACCAAAAGAG GACAGCATCCAGATCCATATAAAGGGGGGGTTGGGTCCCATCAAGGTGCTGGCGTGTGATATAGGGACAGGAGACGTAACGGGAGAGAACAGCGGCTGCTTCTTAACGCTGGAGAAAAGCCGGATAAAGACGCGTTCGCTCTATGAAG ATTCAGAGTCGGACAATGAGGACCTGATTCAACCGGAGTGTGACGTGGAGGACAACAGAGTGGATTACCTCGTCCTAGATCAAACAATGGAAGA tgaagatgaggaggaggaggatggtgaAGATGATTACAGACCACGTCCATCAACATCCATTGCTTCTCCCACCTTTCAGCCACAGTCTCCCCTTCCTGTGACAGACTCCATCCCCCCTCAGCCAGA TGAAGACATGGATGGTGACGAAGGTTACAGGACAGGGCCATCAACATCCATCACCTCTCCCACCTCTCAGTCACAGCAAGGCTGCTCTACTCAACAGATGTCTGCACCTGTTTCTCAGCCACAGTCTCCATTTCCTGTGTCGGACTCCATCCCCCCTCAGCCAGA tgaagaagaggaggaagaagaagaggaggaggaggaggaggaggaggaggaggaggaggaagaggaagaagaggaggagtacATGGATatggatgatgatgaggaggaggaagatgaggaggataTGGATGATGATGTTGAGGATGAAGAATACACACCGGGGCCATCAGCAAGGTCACCATCCCCAAAGAAACGCCGTCTCAGTGAGTCTGCCACTtcgagagtgagagaggaggaagactgGGACGAAGATCGGTGGCATAACGGAGAAGAGACAGATAAACAACCGGATCCACTCAGGTTCACGCCCACCAGGAAGCCTGGCCCCACCTTTGATACCACCAACTCGTGGTCTCCTCTTTCACTTTTCCAGCTGTTTTTTAGCACCTCTGTTGTCCGCACCatcatcacaaacacaaacattaatgcTGCCAAGAGAAAGCTGGCTGGATTCAAGTTTCTTTGGAAACCTCTGACAGTGAAAGATTTCTATATTTTCCTGTCCATTATCATCTACTCTGGGCTTGTAAAAGTGCATACCAGATCTGACTTTTGGAGAAAGGAATGGCCATACAACTTCCGATTCCCTGGAGATACAATGTCACGGGATCGCTTTGAAAGCATCCTATGGTCCCTGCACCTGAGCGACCCGGCAGAAGACGAAGAGAACGACCGCAAGAAGAACACTGCAGAGTACGACCGACTCTTCAAGATCAAACCCTTGTACACTGAGATAGTGAATGCCTGCAAAGTACACTTCCAGCCTTATCGGAACATTTCCATAGATGAAAGGATGGTGGCTACTAGGTCTCGCATAAGTAGGAAGCAGTACATGGAGGCAAAGCCCAGAAAGTGGAGGTACAAATTATTTGTCCTTGCGGACTCCTTAACGTCCTACACGTGGAATTTTTTAATCTATGATGGGAAGAGTAGGAACAATTCAGGCAAGGGTTTGAGCTACACTTCAGTAATGGACCTTTTGCAATTCCCAGTCCTCGGTCGCGGCTACACACTGTTTGTCAACAATTTCTATTCCAGTGTTGACGTCTTTGAGGAATTGTCCAGACAAAACATTGGTGTATGTGGGACAATCAGAAAAAATCAGGTTGGCTTTCCGAAGACCACAAAGAATGACCTACCAAAGAAAGCTGAAAGGGGAGATATGCGGTGGATACGTCAAAACAAACTTCTGTTTGTAAAATGGATGGACGCGCGTGAAGTGACGATGTGCTCCACTGTGCATGAAGCATTTAGCGGACAGACTGTGAAGAGGAGAGTGAGAAAGGCTGGCGTGTGGCAGACCAAAGATGTGCCCGTTCCCGATGCTGTTTTAAAGTACAATCAGTGCATGGGTGGCGTGGATTTGTCCGACGCTTTGACTGGCTACTACACTGTGCACCATAAAACTATGAAATGGTATAAGACCTTCTTTTACTATTTTATGGACATCGCTGTGGTCAACAGCTTCCTTCTTCATAAGGAACTATACAAAAGGAAGAACCATCCCAACATGAAAAGGCTTTTAAACCAGAAGCTCTTCAGGGAGACACTCGCTTCAGAAATGCTGAAGTTTGCCAAAGCCTCAGAACCACCTCCAACACCACCAGCAACCTCCTGCATGCCTGCATATCATGGAGACGATGGTACCCAAGCCAGGAGGTACTGCAAGCGATGTCACGAGGCTGGCATCAAAAAGATGAAGACACCTGTGTACTGCACAGCGTGCCGGGTCTCTCTGTGCTTCACTTCTAAAAGGAACTGCTTCATGGAGTGGCACAAGAAATCAGATTAA
- the LOC123978336 gene encoding chimeric ERCC6-PGBD3 protein-like isoform X2, giving the protein MAATNRLDEFTDAVTSYFSFCENRCVPSCTKVWLAALRETDKQDLTEQRLICEDHFLPEDISTDGVKSGAIPIMPPCLEGSLGMINPWGAESSEEEDKGGTGGDDDDNGEADDGDDDDDDALEGGDPVNVEADDPPQQDSGAKKTSGAKKTGVSLQREMIQTKGVHRQGASLGVLTLSFLGLMQAAPGCLLDLNHVTTSLKTRRRRVYDITNILEGMLLIKKKSANMYKWTGKAPISSFLQTNKQKLETELENLKLGEDMLDDLIKSCTQQLFEMTDDKENAALAYLTYEDVSRFSAFQEQTVIVVKAPADTTLEVPAPKEDSIQIHIKGGLGPIKVLACDIGTGDVTGENSGCFLTLEKSRIKTRSLYEDSESDNEDLIQPECDVEDNRVDYLVLDQTMEDEDEEEEDGEDDYRPRPSTSIASPTFQPQSPLPVTDSIPPQPDEDMDGDEGYRTGPSTSITSPTSQSQQGCSTQQMSAPVSQPQSPFPVSDSIPPQPDEEEEEEEEEEEEEEEEEEEEEEEEEEYMDMDDDEEEEDEEDMDDDVEDEEYTPGPSARSPSPKKRRLSESATSRVREEEDWDEDRWHNGEETDKQPDPLRFTPTRKPGPTFDTTNSWSPLSLFQLFFSTSVVRTIITNTNINAAKRKLAGFKFLWKPLTVKDFYIFLSIIIYSGLVKVHTRSDFWRKEWPYNFRFPGDTMSRDRFESILWSLHLSDPAEDEENDRKKNTAEYDRLFKIKPLYTEIVNACKVHFQPYRNISIDERMVATRSRISRKQYMEAKPRKWRYKLFVLADSLTSYTWNFLIYDGKSRNNSGKGLSYTSVMDLLQFPVLGRGYTLFVNNFYSSVDVFEELSRQNIGVCGTIRKNQVGFPKTTKNDLPKKAERGDMRWIRQNKLLFVKWMDAREVTMCSTVHEAFSGQTVKRRVRKAGVWQTKDVPVPDAVLKYNQCMGGVDLSDALTGYYTVHHKTMKWYKTFFYYFMDIAVVNSFLLHKELYKRKNHPNMKRLLNQKLFRETLASEMLKFAKASEPPPTPPATSCMPAYHGDDGTQARRYCKRCHEAGIKKMKTPVYCTACRVSLCFTSKRNCFMEWHKKSD; this is encoded by the exons atggcTGCTACCAACAgactggatgagtttacagatgCTGTGACATCCTACTTCAGCTTCTGTGAGAACAGATGTGTACCATCATGCACCAAG GTATGGCTGGCAGCGCTGAGAGAGACGGATAAGCAGGACTTGACTGAGCAGCGTTTAATCTGCGAAGACCACTTCCTGCCGGAGGACATTTCCACCGATGGGGTCAAAAGTGGCGCCATTCCCATCATGCCCCCCTGCCTGGAGGGTTCTCTGGGTATGATTAACCCCTGGGGAGCTGAATCGTCTGAGGAAGAGGATAAGGGGGGCACAGGCGGTGATGATGACGACAACGGTGAGGCTGATGATGGcgacgatgatgatgacgatgcgTTGGAAGGTGGTGATCCTGTTAATGTGGAAGCAGATGATCCACCACAGCAG GATTCAGGAGCCAAGAAGACTTCAGGGGCCAAGAAGACTGG CGTCAGCCTGCAGAGAGAGATGATCCAAACCAAGGGAGTCCACAGACAGG GTGCGTCCCTGGGGGTGCTGACGCTGAGTTTCCTGGGGTTGATGCAAGCGGCTCCAGGCTGCTTGCTGGACCTCAATCATGTGACCACGAGCCTGAAGACCCGCAGGCGACGAGTCTATGACATCACCAACATCCTGGAAGGCATGCTCCTCATCAAGAAGAAGTCGGCCAACATGTACAAATGGAC GGGAAAGGCTCCGATCTCCAGCTTTctgcagacaaacaaacagaagttGGAGACAGAGTTGGAGAACCTGAAGCTTGGGGAGGACATGCTGGACGACCTCATCAAAAGCTGTACGCAGCAGCTCTTCGAGATGACTGACGACAAAGAAAACGCTGC GCTTGCCTACTTGACCTACGAGGACGTCAGCCGGTTCAGCGCCTTCCAGGAGCAGACGGTGATCGTTGTCAAAGCTCCGGCAGATACCACATTGGAGGTTCCTGCACCAAAAGAG GACAGCATCCAGATCCATATAAAGGGGGGGTTGGGTCCCATCAAGGTGCTGGCGTGTGATATAGGGACAGGAGACGTAACGGGAGAGAACAGCGGCTGCTTCTTAACGCTGGAGAAAAGCCGGATAAAGACGCGTTCGCTCTATGAAG ATTCAGAGTCGGACAATGAGGACCTGATTCAACCGGAGTGTGACGTGGAGGACAACAGAGTGGATTACCTCGTCCTAGATCAAACAATGGAAGA tgaagatgaggaggaggaggatggtgaAGATGATTACAGACCACGTCCATCAACATCCATTGCTTCTCCCACCTTTCAGCCACAGTCTCCCCTTCCTGTGACAGACTCCATCCCCCCTCAGCCAGA TGAAGACATGGATGGTGACGAAGGTTACAGGACAGGGCCATCAACATCCATCACCTCTCCCACCTCTCAGTCACAGCAAGGCTGCTCTACTCAACAGATGTCTGCACCTGTTTCTCAGCCACAGTCTCCATTTCCTGTGTCGGACTCCATCCCCCCTCAGCCAGA tgaagaagaggaggaagaagaagaggaggaggaggaggaggaggaggaggaggaggaggaagaggaagaagaggaggagtacATGGATatggatgatgatgaggaggaggaagatgaggaggataTGGATGATGATGTTGAGGATGAAGAATACACACCGGGGCCATCAGCAAGGTCACCATCCCCAAAGAAACGCCGTCTCAGTGAGTCTGCCACTtcgagagtgagagaggaggaagactgGGACGAAGATCGGTGGCATAACGGAGAAGAGACAGATAAACAACCGGATCCACTCAGGTTCACGCCCACCAGGAAGCCTGGCCCCACCTTTGATACCACCAACTCGTGGTCTCCTCTTTCACTTTTCCAGCTGTTTTTTAGCACCTCTGTTGTCCGCACCatcatcacaaacacaaacattaatgcTGCCAAGAGAAAGCTGGCTGGATTCAAGTTTCTTTGGAAACCTCTGACAGTGAAAGATTTCTATATTTTCCTGTCCATTATCATCTACTCTGGGCTTGTAAAAGTGCATACCAGATCTGACTTTTGGAGAAAGGAATGGCCATACAACTTCCGATTCCCTGGAGATACAATGTCACGGGATCGCTTTGAAAGCATCCTATGGTCCCTGCACCTGAGCGACCCGGCAGAAGACGAAGAGAACGACCGCAAGAAGAACACTGCAGAGTACGACCGACTCTTCAAGATCAAACCCTTGTACACTGAGATAGTGAATGCCTGCAAAGTACACTTCCAGCCTTATCGGAACATTTCCATAGATGAAAGGATGGTGGCTACTAGGTCTCGCATAAGTAGGAAGCAGTACATGGAGGCAAAGCCCAGAAAGTGGAGGTACAAATTATTTGTCCTTGCGGACTCCTTAACGTCCTACACGTGGAATTTTTTAATCTATGATGGGAAGAGTAGGAACAATTCAGGCAAGGGTTTGAGCTACACTTCAGTAATGGACCTTTTGCAATTCCCAGTCCTCGGTCGCGGCTACACACTGTTTGTCAACAATTTCTATTCCAGTGTTGACGTCTTTGAGGAATTGTCCAGACAAAACATTGGTGTATGTGGGACAATCAGAAAAAATCAGGTTGGCTTTCCGAAGACCACAAAGAATGACCTACCAAAGAAAGCTGAAAGGGGAGATATGCGGTGGATACGTCAAAACAAACTTCTGTTTGTAAAATGGATGGACGCGCGTGAAGTGACGATGTGCTCCACTGTGCATGAAGCATTTAGCGGACAGACTGTGAAGAGGAGAGTGAGAAAGGCTGGCGTGTGGCAGACCAAAGATGTGCCCGTTCCCGATGCTGTTTTAAAGTACAATCAGTGCATGGGTGGCGTGGATTTGTCCGACGCTTTGACTGGCTACTACACTGTGCACCATAAAACTATGAAATGGTATAAGACCTTCTTTTACTATTTTATGGACATCGCTGTGGTCAACAGCTTCCTTCTTCATAAGGAACTATACAAAAGGAAGAACCATCCCAACATGAAAAGGCTTTTAAACCAGAAGCTCTTCAGGGAGACACTCGCTTCAGAAATGCTGAAGTTTGCCAAAGCCTCAGAACCACCTCCAACACCACCAGCAACCTCCTGCATGCCTGCATATCATGGAGACGATGGTACCCAAGCCAGGAGGTACTGCAAGCGATGTCACGAGGCTGGCATCAAAAAGATGAAGACACCTGTGTACTGCACAGCGTGCCGGGTCTCTCTGTGCTTCACTTCTAAAAGGAACTGCTTCATGGAGTGGCACAAGAAATCAGATTAA